The Streptomyces sp. V4I8 genome includes the window GCGCCGCGCTGACCGGTCTCATCGCTGTACTGCCGATGGCCCCCGCCCACGCCGCCACCTCAACGCCCGTAGAGTGGGAAGGCAATGCCCTTGGCCTTTCGTCAGCGCAACAGCTGAGCCAGGGCGAAGGCGTCACCGTGGCTGTTCTGGACAGTGGAGTGGTCCCGGACCACCCCGCGGTCAAGGGGCGAGTGACCACCGGTCCTGACTATTTCAAGGACGGACTTGACTCGCAGAGCCCCGAGTGGGGCGGGCACGGCACCGCCATGGCATCGGACGTACTCAAGGTCGCGCCCAAGGCCAAGATCCTTTCGGTGAGGGTCATCTCCGACGAGAAGGAGTCCGACGACGGAAGCGTCGAACGGCGGCGCGGCGCGAGTCCGATCGTGGAGGGTATCTACTACGCGGTGGATCATGGCGCCGATGTGATCTCGATGTCGCTCGGGACCGGTGAGGTCGCCAACTTCGCGGATAGGGACGAGGTCGCAGCCATCGGCTATGCCCTGAGCCATGGGGTGGCGGTGCTCGCGGCGGCCGGCAACAGTGGGGGCAAGCTCAACGAGATCGCTTTCCCACCTGGTTACGCCGGCGCCATAGCCGTGGCCGCTACGAATCAGAGTGGGGGGCGCGCCGAGTTCTCGACCGTACACACGTACAACGAATTGGCCGCCCCAGGCGTGGACATCACCAGTGCGAAGAACACGGGTGGCTTCGAGGCGGTTCAGGGCACGTCCCCAGCGACCGCGCTCGCGTCGGGCGTCGTGGCGCTGATGCTCTCCCACAACCCCAAGCTCACCCCCGCCCAGACGCGCGCGATCCTCACCAGCACGGCCCGCCACCCGCAGGGAGGGTGGAACGCCTTCGTCGGCTACGGGCAGATCAATGCAGCCGCGGCTGTGAACGCTGCGGCCTCGCCGCCTGACGACAAGACAGTGCCGGTGAAATACGAGGGCAAGGAGCACTTCGCTTCCCCCGTGGGTACGTCGAAGACCGCGCATCCTGCCATGGAGCAGGAGGTGTGGCTGACCGGACTGGGCGCCGCTGGCGTGGGGTTGCTGATGGTGATCGGCGGGCTGCTCTTGGCGCTGCGGGGCCGTCGAAGGGCCGGTGCTGGCACGACGGGCATGGCGCCACCGCCAGGACCTTTCCGAACCTGA containing:
- a CDS encoding S8 family serine peptidase — encoded protein: MVTNRRTRTAVVGAALTGLIAVLPMAPAHAATSTPVEWEGNALGLSSAQQLSQGEGVTVAVLDSGVVPDHPAVKGRVTTGPDYFKDGLDSQSPEWGGHGTAMASDVLKVAPKAKILSVRVISDEKESDDGSVERRRGASPIVEGIYYAVDHGADVISMSLGTGEVANFADRDEVAAIGYALSHGVAVLAAAGNSGGKLNEIAFPPGYAGAIAVAATNQSGGRAEFSTVHTYNELAAPGVDITSAKNTGGFEAVQGTSPATALASGVVALMLSHNPKLTPAQTRAILTSTARHPQGGWNAFVGYGQINAAAAVNAAASPPDDKTVPVKYEGKEHFASPVGTSKTAHPAMEQEVWLTGLGAAGVGLLMVIGGLLLALRGRRRAGAGTTGMAPPPGPFRT